AAAGTGCGCGTCGAGCGATTGGCCGGCGAGCGTACCTTCAGCCAGAAGCCGAAGAGCCGTTGCCACCATCTGCTGCAGGCGCCGCAGATCGTTGCGTGCGACGCCGCGGGCGGCGTGTTCAAGGCGCGGACATCCTACATCTACACCGAGACGCGCGGCGACTTGCTGGAGCGCTATTCGGGGTGGGCGTCGCACGATCTGGTCCAGGTCGGCGATAGCCTGAAGATCAAGCTCAAGCGCGTCGATCTCGTCAATTTCGACGCGCCGTTCGGCAATATCCAGCTCTTCATGTGAGTATGCCTTGACCGCTGCATCCACAGTCCATGCCCGCTTCCGCGAGATCGCCCTCCGTCGGGGGGAGGCCGGCTTTCTCAATGTCCTGCCGGAGACAGCCGACATCTACGGCATCGCGGCCGGCGAGATTTCATATCGTGCCATGCTCGAACGGGTGGAGCGCTGGCGCACGGCGTTTGCGGACCGCGGCTATGGCGAAGGCCATCGGGTCGGGCTTCTGCTCCAGAACCGGCCGGTCTTCGTCGAGCTGTGGTTCGCGCTGAACGCGCTCGGTGTTTCCGTGGTGCCGATCAACCCGGATTTGCGCCTCAGCGAGCTCGAATACATCATCGCGCATTCCGAGATGAATGCGGCATTTGTCCTCGCTGAACGGCGCGACGAGGTCGAGACGGCGTCGCGCCAGGCCGGCCGGCCGATTCCGGTGGTGACGGACAGCGGCGACATTCCGGCTCCGTTCGGCGGCCCGCGGCCGGCGAGTGCGGGTGACGGCTCGACCGAATGCGCGTTGCTCTATACCTCGGGAACGACCGGCCAGCCCAAGGGCTGTGTGCTCACCAACACCTATTTCCTGCATTCCGGAAACTGGTATCGTGATGTCGGCGGGTTGATCGATCTGAAGGGCGATGGCGAGCGGATGATCACGCCGTTGCCGCTGTTCCATATGAACGCGATGGCGGTCTCGCTGATGGCGATGCTGTCGGTCGGTGGCAGCCTGACCATGCTCGATCGCTTCCATCCGCGCACGTGGTGGAATTCGGTGCGGGACAGCCGGGCGACCTGCCTGCATTATCTCGGCGTCATGCCCTCGATGCTGATGAGCGCGCCGCCGTCTGCGCAGGATCGCGCGCACACCGTGCGGTTCGGCTTCGGCGCAGGCGTGGACAAGCTGCTGCACGCGCCATTCGAGGCGCGCTTCGGCTTTCCGCTGCTCGAGGCCTGGGCGATGACCGAGACCGGAAGCGGCGGCGTGATTGCCGCGAACGTCGAGCCGCGCAAGGTTGGCACGAGCTGTTTCGGCCATCCGGCGCCCGAAGTCGATGTTCGGATCGTGGACGATGGCGGCAACGATACGCCGATGGGAACGCCGGGTGAGCTATTGGTGCGGCGCGCGGGTGTCGACCCGCGCTACGGCTTCTTCAGGGAGTATCTGAAGAATCCGGAAGCGACCGCCGAGGCCTGGAAGGACGGATGGCTCCGCACCGGCGATATCGTGTCGCGCGATGCGGATGGCGACCTTCATTTCGTCGATCGCAAGAAGAACGTGATCCGGCGCTCCGGCGAGAACATTGCCGCGGTCGAGGTCGAATCCGTTCTGAACCGCCATCCTGCGATCCGGCAGGCCGCGGTCGCCGCGACGCCCGATCAGGTGCGGGGTGACGAGGTCGCGGCTGTCATCATCGCCGAGCAGGCCGGTGCCGACCGCGCGCTCGCCGAAGACATCGTAGGCTGGAGCCTCGAGCAGATGGCCTATTACAAGGCGCCGGGCTGGATCTGCTTCGTCGATCAACTTCCGCTGACCGCGACCGAGAAGATCCAGCGCGGCGGACTGAAGGATTTCGTCGCGAAGCTGATGCGCGATGGCGCGTTCTTCGATCTCCGCGATCTCAAGCGGCGGCAGGTTTGAGACATGCCGTTTGCAGGGAGCCGATCATGAGCCAGACCCGCACCACACTCATCACCGGAGGCAATTCGGGGATCGGCGAAGCGCTGGCGAAGAAGCTCGTCGACAAAGGACAGAGGGTCGTCTCGGTCGGGCTGGAGAAGCCGGACTGGACCCACGATCTGCTCACGTCCTATCGCGCCGACCTGACCAGCATCGCGGAGACGCGGGCGATTGCGCAGGAGATCTGCCGGGATCATGCCGTCGATTGTCTCGTGCACAATGCGGGCATCATCCTGCCGAACCTGCTGCCCGACGCGAAGCCGGAAGACATCTTGACGCTGGCGCAGTTGCACCTGGGCGCGCCGATGCTGCTGACCCAGGCGGCGATGGAGGGAATGCGTTCGCGCCGCTTCGGGCGGATCGTGTTCGTGAGTTCGCGCGCCGCCATGGGCGCGGCCACGCGCTCGGCCTATTCCGCCACCAAGGCCGGCGTGCACGGCATGGCGCGGACGTGGGCGCTGGAGCTGGCGTCGAGCGGAATCACGGT
This region of Bradyrhizobium sp. CCGUVB1N3 genomic DNA includes:
- a CDS encoding ATP-dependent acyl-CoA ligase; the encoded protein is MTAASTVHARFREIALRRGEAGFLNVLPETADIYGIAAGEISYRAMLERVERWRTAFADRGYGEGHRVGLLLQNRPVFVELWFALNALGVSVVPINPDLRLSELEYIIAHSEMNAAFVLAERRDEVETASRQAGRPIPVVTDSGDIPAPFGGPRPASAGDGSTECALLYTSGTTGQPKGCVLTNTYFLHSGNWYRDVGGLIDLKGDGERMITPLPLFHMNAMAVSLMAMLSVGGSLTMLDRFHPRTWWNSVRDSRATCLHYLGVMPSMLMSAPPSAQDRAHTVRFGFGAGVDKLLHAPFEARFGFPLLEAWAMTETGSGGVIAANVEPRKVGTSCFGHPAPEVDVRIVDDGGNDTPMGTPGELLVRRAGVDPRYGFFREYLKNPEATAEAWKDGWLRTGDIVSRDADGDLHFVDRKKNVIRRSGENIAAVEVESVLNRHPAIRQAAVAATPDQVRGDEVAAVIIAEQAGADRALAEDIVGWSLEQMAYYKAPGWICFVDQLPLTATEKIQRGGLKDFVAKLMRDGAFFDLRDLKRRQV
- a CDS encoding aromatic-ring-hydroxylating dioxygenase subunit beta: MINEKTIADFIYREAELLDTMQWQAWLDLFHPEGRYWMPLEWQQQDPVLQPSLMYEDLLLLKVRVERLAGERTFSQKPKSRCHHLLQAPQIVACDAAGGVFKARTSYIYTETRGDLLERYSGWASHDLVQVGDSLKIKLKRVDLVNFDAPFGNIQLFM
- a CDS encoding SDR family NAD(P)-dependent oxidoreductase — encoded protein: MSQTRTTLITGGNSGIGEALAKKLVDKGQRVVSVGLEKPDWTHDLLTSYRADLTSIAETRAIAQEICRDHAVDCLVHNAGIILPNLLPDAKPEDILTLAQLHLGAPMLLTQAAMEGMRSRRFGRIVFVSSRAAMGAATRSAYSATKAGVHGMARTWALELASSGITVNVVAPGPILTDNFWGVIPKGSEQQERMARNVPVGRLGSREDVAHAISFFLDERSDFVTGQVLYVCGGTSLVGLGP